Within the Marasmius oreades isolate 03SP1 chromosome 10, whole genome shotgun sequence genome, the region TACATATTGTTACAACCACTCATACAGCATGTAGTAACCATTGCACGCCTTTCTCAAAGTCATCGACGAACTTGCGGCAAAGCTTTGTCGAGGGAGCGGCGAGTTCAAATGCGTGGGGTACGCCGGGATATCTTCGGTGAGAGATTCAGGGGTGAGCGATCTtgatggagatgaagaaacttaCATCTCAAGTTTGGTCTTAACCCCATTCTCTCTCATTACCTTCTCGTACAACAGACCATCGTCCCTTAACGGGTCCATCCCATAGACTTGAACGAAGGCGGGAGGAAgaaccttgaacttgtgaGACGGGAAAAGTAACGGGGACAATCGGGGATCCGATGGGTTGCCCTGGTACCAGTCTGCACTCGTGTGATTAAGTGTCGAGGCGATTCGGTGCTGACAACTGCCTTACTTAAGAAAGCATTCATCATACTTCGGCTCAAGATAGGGGCATTCTTGTTCTGCTCCATCGACAGTAGTTGGGACTTGTACCTGTACCGTTCAATATCAGCAAAACGTTCCCTCCTGCTGTGACCAAATATTTTAGTACTCACGCCTCGGGGTACGCCTTGGGATGACAGATTATGGGAGCCACAAGTAGCTGCCCGGTGAGTGGCTTACTCTTGGAGAGAGGATCGTCGAGGTACTGATGGGTAGTGACTGCTGTGAGATTCCCTCCAGCCGACATACCTCCAATCAGGAATCCTCTTGATAAATCTGCCGAGAAGGATTCCTCATTGGACGCGACCTGGAAAAAGAAAGTAGCGTTAACGTTGAATAAGCAAAGGCGTAAATCGTGATTCACTGACGTATTTGAGAGCAGCCAGGCAGTCATTAGGAGCAGCTGGGAAAGGGTTTTCTGGCGCCAACCTGAAATAGGAATGAGTTCCGGTCATCGGTAGGATTAGGATGAACTACTATGTACCTGTAATCAATATTGACAACAGAGATTCGTTGGTCTACGGCCAACTTCCGAACCTTATAATCATCCCAATCAACACCACCGATAGTCCAGCCTGTTCAGGAGCCCTCATAATTAGTCGAGAAATCCAACGCAAATGCAGATGATCTCACCCCCTCCGTGAATCCAGAACAGTAAAGGGAACTTCCCATCTTCCCCAGTTTTCGGTGTCGGTACCACACACCTAGCCAGCAATTGCGCCCCGTCGACGTCGATACGACGATCCGTTACTTTGTAGGCGGACTCTGACGCGGGATCGAAGTATCAGCGAGTGCGATCAGTTAAGTGTAACGAAAGGAACACACCTGGAGGCATGTAGCCCTCAAACAATGCATGACAAGCAGGAATAACTTTAGTGGGATAGTTTTCTCGACAAATAGCCAAGTCTTCTGAAAGAACAGGTGGAGCAGGAGGCAGTTTTGCAAGGGCGTCTGCAAATTCAGTGTTGATGTTGGATAAGTGTGCGTATTCGGCCATTATTGAATGATGTAAACCATTATACTTTCAGGTGTTTCTTTATAAGAAGGACGAGAAATCAGCTGTTAGATCCAACCGTGGGGCAGGATTCCACTCTCCCGCTTCGAAAGGAGTCTTATGTTTCACGGATTTGTCACTTCCAAGGGTTCAGACGATTCTTGACTATTCAGATTCAACACCTGGTGACCAGCATTTCCCACACCATTGGAGGCGGCTTGTCATGGGAGGATAGGCGTCCGGACCAATTCTTGGGATGAAATACGACGTCTCAAGTGCCGTGGAGTCTGAGACTTGGAAACATCTCAGCGTCCGCCGGTGTAAATCGTTCAACTTCTTGGGATTGTAGCTCACTGTGACCCAACTGGTGACAGGAACGGGGATGCCAGTACATCGTTGGCGGAAGAAAGCCTTGAGTAGGTAGTATGAGTTGCGAGCTGTGAGCATAATGATAGAAAAACTCACGACCGTTCGATTTCACGGAGAGACATGTGCAGAAGAGGCAGGAAGCTGGTTGATATGGGACTGACGTCAGAGTCGTCAAAGCATCCATTATTTCGCCTGTCTTGTTCATCAACCCATCTCTCCGCGTCGTCCGGAACATCAAAAGGAAGGACCATCTTCACCGGGCTTCCACGCGTTGCAAGGCTAATCATAAACTCGGGAGGAAACAGGGCGGGACATCTCTGGATGAACTTAGACAGTCCTACCAGTACAATTGCCGCGGACTGGATGGTGGAAGCAATTGCTAGTGCTTTCCGTGAGGACGAGCAGGGCAGGTAGCTTTGTATCCGTATAACAGAGGCTGTGGTTGTTTTTAGGCAGTTGGAAGGCGGTTTTCACAGATAACACCTACCGTCAGGGACAGTCTCGCTTGAGAAGGTCATCAAAAGAAGATCCACGATTACAATCAGCACACAGGCGGGCCTGACAAGTGCAAGTGAGCCtttctaggaccccagaaaATAGCGCTAAATACCTGAGGCGTGTCCGGATAGAAATTTGGCTGGCGTCCGGATAGAACTCAATAGAAGTCAGGGCTCAGGCATTTTAGGGCACTGCCTGGGGTCCTGCCTTTCCTATCGAGAAGTCGTCTGTAGTTTGCTTATGAATCTTCCGTACTTTGTGACAGTTCAACGTTTTAACCATTCAAGCTACAAGTTTGCGGTCTACTGGTTGATctgaagaggaaaaagagCCACCCACCTGAATAAAACCATCGAGCCTGTCATGGACGTAGAGTCTGCACTACGAGTGATTGAAGATAGGACCTTTCTTCAATGCTGGCCATGATCGCACGACTATCCGCTTGATCAGGGGTGCTGGAATTCCAGTTAGCAACAAACGTGTCACGTGGTTGAGGAGCCTGTTTTCGAGCGATCATGGACCCATATGCATGGACCCTTACAACTAAACTCCCCTGATTTTTGACCAGGCTCCTGTGATTCTGGTTTTATCTAATGTCAATCAACAACATTCCCATGGAACCGACATATGCTCTGGTAAAACTTCTCCCGTGCACTTCGTATCTGTGGCAAATATTTCAGGTGGACTCGCGATGTCCATGGAATTTCATGGGGATATGTGGCTCCACCCTCATTATATGGTTAGCAAGGACAACACAAAAGCATGCGCACGTGTAGCACGCGTACATTGGAAATCTGTTCTGGACGGGTCGAGGGATTTTGGCCGTTCGTTACCTCTGTGCTGTCATCATCTGGCGGCGGAACCAATCAACAAAGTACCGCACTCTGTCAATCGTTCCTCTTATGATCAATTCTATTTTTTGCCAGATAAAAGTGTGCTTTATCTGACAATATTTCTCGGGCTACTTTCTTCCCTGTCTCACTCTCCTGCATAGTCATGGAAGAAAAACCTAAAGTTTGTGTCCCAGACCAATCTCAAGGCGGCCACGACGACTCGGAGCAATCCACTATTCCTGCGAACGTTCGAGCTGTCGCCTTTCCCGAAAACCCCCTTCCAGAAAATCATGAACAGTCCGAGAAGAGACGCCCAGGGGGCGTTGAGGTTAAACGGACGCTCACTCAGGAGGACAGAGAACTGGCAGCAGCTGGGTATGAGCATCTCGAACAACCATCTACCGAAGCCAAAGGAACAGGAAATCTCGACGAAAAGCCTGTAGACATAACGGAACACACACTCCCTATCGAATCGCTTGGTTCCCAGCTCAACACGGAGGTAGATACCAAGGAACCTGGGAACTCATTCGGGCTATCGGAACAAGAAGCAAGCGAAAGGTCAgcgaaagatggaaagaatgTATTGACTCcgccgaagaagaagagtgcGCTTAGGAAGGTCAGTTCTTTTGTTCATACGAACAGTTTCACAGTTCTGATGATTTACGATTGCTAGTATATCGACCGTCTCCTGACTATGTTCAACATCTTGTTGATTCTCGCCGGTATTTTGGAGTACATCCTTCTTGGCATTGATTTCAAGGTACGCCACGGTATTTTGTATGCTCACCGCTCACGAAATCAAACGTTCATATTCTAGAACAACTTCGCGAACACATATCTCGGAGCAATTCTTATTGCTGTAGCCTTCCTGAACGCTTTCATCGACTGGTATCAGGTTCAAAAATCCGAAGCTATCCTCGCGTCATTCCTCGCTATGATTCCCCCTACCTGCCATGTAGTTAGGGATGGTACATTAAGAAACATCCCCGCGAGTGAGCTCGTGAAAGGCGATGTTGTTTTAATTGTACGTCGACCCTTTTCCTCTCCGAATCTGAATGCATCGATAACAGAGCGTCAAATGCCTTAGAGAGTCGGAGACAAAACACCGGCAGATCTTGTCATTTTTAGTGCCACAGATCTCAAAGTCGATAACAGCAGTCTCACAGGCGAATCTGAACCACAGGAACGACGGCCTTTATTGGCGGGAAGTAAGGCGAGGCCCGTTGAGGCTGAAAATCTGGTTCGTTTTCCCCGATCGATTCGCGCCTCCTTGCTCATCGACTACCATGCATAGGTTTTTAATTCAACTTTGGTGGTCAATGGAGAAGGATGGGGGGTTGTAGCGAGAACTGGGGATCATACTTTGATTGGTGGGTGTCCTGTGTTCTCTTAGTGTTTCGAGTGCCACCTAATTGGAACTTACACCCAATGTTCAGGTCAGGTCGCCAAGTTGACATCAGGAGAAGAGGGCAACGAAGCTCCGTTGGCGCGTGAAATTGGTCGCTTCGTTATCCAAATATCCGCGATCGCTATCATTTTTGCCATCgttttcttcgtcgtcgGAATAACTACGGTTTACAAAGGAAGAGCCGCCCAGACTGTGACATTTGCCGTGTCAATATTGGTTGCTTTTGTCCCAGAAGGATTGCCTAGTGTTGTCACATTGCTCCTGAGTATTGCCGCGAAGAGGATGAGCGAACAAGGAGTGCTGGTCAAGGATTTACAAGGAGTTGAGACCCTGGGAAGCTTGACGATGTTGGCCACGGATAAGACTGGAACATTAACAAGAAACATGATGACGGTAGGTTcgcttcctcctctttcaACGTACACGGTCTAATCCTCAGTTAGGTAACCAACCTTTGGAACGGCAACAAAATGTATTCTGCATTCCAGTCCAACAATGACGAAGATGATGTAGCAATGTTCTCAATGGAAGCTCCGGGCATGCAAGAACTCGTCGACATCGCGGCGCTCAATTCTAGGGTGAAGTTTGATCGTACGGATGTGCCGTTAGACCAACGACAAATTTTGGGAGATGCCACCGAAACTGGCCTGACAAGATTCGCGGGTCGTTATTTGAGAGCCTTCGACGAGTACGTCAGGAGATGGAAAAGGGTTTTCGAAATTCCGTTCAATTCAACCAACAAATGGGCTCTGGTTATCGTAAGACATTTTGCTCGCTCAAGTCATCTTGAAGATACAAATAACACAATCTTCGGTTACTCTAGTTGGAGAAACCCCATCCTACTGGAGTCCTCACGTCTTACATCAAAGGAGCGCCCGAAAGAGTGCTAGCAAAATGTACAACCTATCTGCATGTCAAAGACGACGGAGAGATTATGGCTTCCCCGATTACGGAGGATTTCAAGAAAAGATATGAAGAGGCTTACGATGTGAGTTCCAGCATGGCAATCCTTGCTTCACTTCCCCTTACGAGCCCTATCCGATATTCACCAGTACATGGCATCCCGAGGCCACCGTGTGATCGCCTGCGCTCAGCTTCTCCTCCCCTCGCGTGAATATCCTTCAAATCACGAGTTTTCGCGGAACGACGGCAGATATCCTAGTGAAGGTTACTGTTTCGTAGGGCTCGTGTCGTTGGAAGACCCACCGAAACATGGAGTTCGAGAGGCTATCGGCACTCTAAGGTTGGCCGGGATTAAGGTTATGATGGTCACTGGTTGGTACATTCGCTCAGAATTCTAAAAGGCTAAACTGACTGCTTGTCTGCAGGCGACCACCCTAAAACAGCGGAGGCTATCGCACGGAAAATCAACCTCATCATCGGAGATACCCGGGAAACGTTAGCGGCTAAGACTGGAAGACCGGTAGAGGAAATTTACGACGACGAAGTCCATGCGATTGTTGTACATGGTGATGATATCGATCATCTTCAAGGGTGGCAATGGGATCAAAGTAAGGCTCTAAATTACCACCATTCTTGCTGAAGCTCATGGACTTGTCGTAGTCTTCAATAAACAAGAAATAGTTTTCGCAAGGACTAGTCCTAAGCACAAACTCGAGATCGGTCAGATTCAAACTCTCCCTATTATATTCCTTACAAACTGATATCCCGGTTTGCAGTCAAACGCGCGCAAGCACTCGGGCATATTGTTGGAGTGACTGGCGATGGTGTGAATGACTCACCTGCACTTAAAAAGGCGGATCTGGGTATTGCGATGAACCTTTCCGGTTCTGACGTCTCAAAGGAGGCAGCGAAAATGATTTTGTTGGGTATGTTCCTCCTTTTTAATTCGACTTTATGGCCCTGATTATTGGTATGCCGCCAGACGATAACTTTGCTTCTACTGTCAGTGAGTGGTTTTTTATCCGCCTGCGTTTCGTTCTTCGATCTAATACCCGGACAGAGGGTGTGGCCGAAGGCAGGCAAATCTTCGTTAACCTCAAGCGATCGATCCAGTATGTTTCTATCCTTTTTATGTGGCGCAGAAGCCGTTCGCTCACCACGCTTGCCATACTTAGATACACTGTTACCCACAGTACTCCAGAAGTTCTTCCCCAGTTACTATGCGCGTCCTCTTCTCGCCTGTGCACTTTGGTTTGTCAGGCTAACCTCCATCTCCTACAGATGTTGTTGTCCCAATTCCGGCTCCTTTGACGGCCATTTTAATTTTGGTTATTGATCTAGGGTTCGAACTTTTGGTTGCTGTGAGTGACGACAGCCAATTTGAGTCTTTAAACTGAACCTCCGATGACAAGCTATCCTTCGCTTGGGACAAACCCGAAACAATAGACGGGTTAATGCGTATGATACCTCGGAAACCCGTCAACGAACAATCCATCCTCACTCGTAAACGACGTGCTCTCCGTCGTACAAAAACGTTGCGCCGCGATTCTGAGACCGGACAAGCTATCCCCCCAAGCCGGATTTCTGGCGTCTTTTCGTCTCTCAAGGCACCGTTCACCAAGGTGTGGTGGGAAGATCGCTTTGAAAAATCGGATGATGAGAAGCTGGTCGACGCCAAG harbors:
- a CDS encoding uncharacterized protein (MEROPS:MER0034665; CAZy:CE10) gives rise to the protein MAEYAHLSNINTEFADALAKLPPAPPVLSEDLAICRENYPTKVIPACHALFEGYMPPESAYKVTDRRIDVDGAQLLARCVVPTPKTGEDGKFPLLFWIHGGGWTIGGVDWDDYKVRKLAVDQRISVVNIDYRLAPENPFPAAPNDCLAALKYVASNEESFSADLSRGFLIGGMSAGGNLTAVTTHQYLDDPLSKSKPLTGQLLVAPIICHPKAYPEAYKSQLLSMEQNKNAPILSRSMMNAFLNWYQGNPSDPRLSPLLFPSHKFKVLPPAFVQVYGMDPLRDDGLLYEKVMRENGVKTKLEIYPGVPHAFELAAPSTKLCRKFVDDFEKGVQWLLHAV